In Arabidopsis thaliana ecotype Col-0 mitochondrion, complete genome, the following proteins share a genomic window:
- the ccmFN1 gene encoding cytochrome c biogenesis FN1 encodes MSISIYEFFHYSLFPGLFVAFTYNKKQPPAFGAALAFWCILLSFLGLLFCHISNNLSNYNVLTANAPFFYQISGTWSNHEGSILLWCWILNFYGFFFCYRGRPQSHNVLKQGGHRESLFFFFVSNFVKNSILSLPRYEQESGLKNQLYTPFVLRTLVDSELRSRRNRTFDGPALFYAPLYPERKIKNPLDAWRSRGSREGKRTHPLLHLARDDKERASSIDEQRIDGALGIALFFSFFLSASSDPFVRNFFVCTEPLAELNPVLQDPILAIHPPCIYAGDVASAEGFGLCRSKMMNGIVALHSPPMRKDAAEKNGTLLCSAGCVGSRITSELFTLKFKHVGAKCYPALLLRSNRSPLMLLRRRFFAFSSFWAGARSHSTKRY; translated from the coding sequence ATGTCAATATCAATATATGAATTCTTTCATTATTCGTTATTTCCGGGTCTTTTCGTTGCATTCACTTACAACAAGAAACAACCACCAGCGTTTGGTGCAGCACCTGCATTTTGGTGCATTCTTCTTTCTTTCCTTGGTCTTTCGTTCTGTCATATTCCTAATAACTTATCCAATTACAACGTATTAACCGCTAATGCACCTTTCTTTTATCAAATCTCAGGAACATGGTCTAATCATGAGGGTAGTATTTTATTATGGTGTCGGATCCCAAATTTTTATGGATTTTTTCTTTGTTACCGGGGTCGACCCCAGAGCCATAATGTCTTAAAACAAGGAGGCCATAGGGAAAGTCTTTTTTTTTTTTTTGTCTCGAACTTCGTGAAGAACTCAATTTTATCTCTCCCTCGTTACGAACAAGAAAGTGGTTTGAAAAACCAGTTGTACACTCCCTTCGTTCTACGAACCCTTGTTGATTCTGAACTTCGTTCGCGAAGGAACCGGACTTTTGACGGACCAGCCCTTTTTTATGCGCCGCTTTATCCTGAAAGGAAAATTAAAAATCCTCTGGACGCTTGGCGCTCCCGTGGTTCGCGAGAAGGAAAAAGGACTCATCCTTTGTTGCATCTGGCACGAGATGATAAAGAGAGAGCTTCGTCTATCGATGAACAGCGAATTGACGGAGCTCTTGGCATTGCTTTGTTTTTCTCTCCTTTCCTATCAGCGAGTTCCGATCCTTTTGTTCGAAATTTCTTTGTTTGTACCGAACCGCTTGCAGAATCAAATCCTGTTCCACAAGATCCTATATCAGCTATACATCCTCCTTGCATTTATGCCGGGGACGTCGCCAGTGCGGAGGGCTTTGGCTTATGTAGATCAAAAATGATGAATGGGATTGTGGCACTCCACTCGCCGCCAATGCGGAAGGATGCCGCCGAAAAGAATGGAACGCTGCTTCGCTCTGCTGGATGCGTCGGATCCCGTATAACAAGCGAGCTTTTTACCCTAAAATTCAAACATGTGGGCGCAAAATGCTATCCTGCTCTATTGTTACGTAGCAATAGAAGCCCGCTCATGCTGCTTCGGCGGCGCTTTTTCGCCTTCTCTTCGTTCTGGGCAGGAGCGAGAAGCCACTCGACTAAAAGGTACTGA